The following proteins are co-located in the Imtechella halotolerans genome:
- a CDS encoding alpha-hydroxy acid oxidase, with protein sequence MEKEIRIDSRYPSIDDLRKRAQKKIPKFAFEYLDGGCNEDVNLHKNTSQLREVELLPYYLNKHTKSDMRTELFGRTYSAPFGIAPVGLQGLMWPNAPEILAKAAFEHNIPFVLSTVSTSSIERISEITQGNAWFQLYHPAKDELRDDLLRRAHDAHYEVLVILCDVPTFGFRPRDIRNGLAMPPNMSLGNIVEILKKPQWAFNTLKYGQPGFETLKPYMPKGMDLKQLGKFMDATFSGRLNEDRIAIIRDKWKGKLVLKGVATEHDAELAIRLGLDGIIVSNHGGRQLDAGESTIRPLSRIASLYGNDIIVMMDSGLRSGPDIARTMASGAKFSFLGRSFMYGVAALGDKGGDHTISLLKTELKQVMEQICCERTSDFENHLVR encoded by the coding sequence ATGGAGAAGGAAATAAGGATAGATTCTAGATATCCCTCTATAGATGATCTTAGAAAAAGAGCTCAAAAGAAAATTCCCAAATTTGCATTTGAATATTTAGATGGAGGTTGTAATGAGGATGTTAATCTTCATAAAAACACATCACAATTACGAGAGGTGGAACTTTTGCCTTATTACTTAAATAAGCATACTAAATCTGATATGCGCACAGAGTTGTTCGGCCGAACCTATAGTGCGCCATTTGGAATTGCACCGGTCGGATTACAAGGCTTAATGTGGCCAAATGCACCAGAGATATTAGCAAAGGCCGCCTTTGAACATAATATTCCCTTTGTATTAAGTACCGTTAGTACGAGCAGTATTGAGCGAATAAGTGAAATTACCCAGGGTAATGCTTGGTTTCAGTTATATCATCCAGCCAAGGATGAATTAAGGGATGATCTGTTAAGACGTGCGCATGATGCACATTACGAAGTGTTAGTTATTCTATGTGATGTACCTACTTTTGGCTTTAGACCTAGAGACATTCGTAATGGATTGGCTATGCCCCCAAATATGTCGCTTGGTAACATAGTAGAAATTCTAAAGAAACCTCAATGGGCTTTTAATACTTTAAAATATGGTCAACCAGGATTTGAGACATTAAAACCCTATATGCCTAAGGGGATGGATTTAAAACAGTTAGGGAAATTTATGGATGCAACCTTCTCTGGACGATTGAATGAGGATCGTATAGCAATTATACGTGATAAATGGAAAGGGAAGTTGGTACTTAAGGGTGTAGCAACAGAGCATGATGCTGAACTCGCAATTCGTTTGGGTCTGGATGGTATAATAGTATCTAACCATGGAGGAAGACAACTTGATGCTGGTGAATCAACAATAAGGCCTTTGTCAAGAATAGCTAGTCTTTACGGGAATGATATCATTGTTATGATGGACAGTGGTTTGAGGTCTGGTCCAGATATTGCGCGAACAATGGCAAGTGGCGCCAAGTTTAGTTTTCTAGGTCGTTCGTTTATGTATGGTGTTGCGGCTTTAGGGGACAAGGGAGGTGATCATACGATATCACTACTTAAAACAGAATTAAAACAAGTCATGGAACAAATTTGTTGTGAACGGACATCTGATTTTGAAAATCATTTAGTTAGATAA
- a CDS encoding beta-N-acetylhexosaminidase, producing MKKLVVLMCALALSSCSNKFKEVVNSEADYNVIPNPSSMVISNGKFLVDNSTIISGASSLVKEGEYLAEMLSNASGKNIEFQADNAKGSIVLVIDATISNEEGYVLDVKYDNIRITGKNGKGIFYGIQTLRQLLPAAVEKGAVAELTIPAVTIEDSPEFGYRGMHLDVARHFFPVSFVKKYIDILAMHKMNTFHWHLTEDQGWRIEIKKYPRLTEIGAYRNGTIVGHYPGSENDNERYGGFYSQEEVKEIVKYAADRHITVIPEIELPGHSSAAIAAYPELSCFPEEPTEVPNGMISEKSKELQANGTPKIVQESWGIYNDVYCAGKEGTFEFIQNVLDEVMPLFPSKYVHIGGDECPKANWKRCEVCQKRMKEEGLEDEHELQSYFIQRVEKYVNSKGKSIIGWDEILEGGLAPNATVMSWRGESGGIESAKQHHDVIMTPNHSCYFDHYQFADKKNEPLAIGGLTTVEDVYNYKPYPKELTAEQSKYILGAQANVWTEYIKTSDYVEYMILPRMTALSEVVWSKEENKNWDNFKIRLTHMKDRYEALGLNYAKHVFEETQQTTEVSDSK from the coding sequence ATGAAAAAACTAGTTGTTTTAATGTGTGCATTAGCACTGAGTTCCTGTAGTAATAAATTTAAGGAAGTAGTCAATTCTGAAGCTGACTATAATGTTATTCCAAATCCAAGTTCAATGGTAATATCTAATGGAAAATTCTTGGTTGATAATTCCACAATTATTTCAGGAGCCTCTTCACTGGTTAAGGAAGGAGAGTATTTGGCTGAAATGCTAAGTAATGCCAGTGGAAAAAATATTGAATTCCAAGCTGATAATGCCAAGGGATCCATTGTTTTGGTGATAGATGCTACAATTAGTAATGAAGAAGGATATGTACTTGATGTCAAGTATGATAATATAAGGATTACTGGAAAAAATGGTAAAGGTATTTTTTATGGGATCCAGACACTTCGTCAATTATTGCCTGCAGCTGTGGAAAAAGGAGCAGTAGCGGAGCTTACTATACCTGCTGTAACCATTGAGGATAGTCCTGAGTTTGGATATAGAGGGATGCATTTAGATGTTGCCCGTCATTTTTTTCCTGTTTCTTTTGTGAAAAAGTATATTGATATTTTGGCAATGCATAAAATGAATACATTTCATTGGCATTTGACTGAAGACCAAGGTTGGAGAATTGAGATAAAAAAATATCCTAGACTTACGGAAATTGGTGCTTATAGAAACGGGACCATAGTAGGTCATTATCCTGGTTCGGAAAATGATAACGAAAGATATGGCGGTTTTTATTCACAAGAGGAAGTAAAAGAAATAGTTAAGTATGCAGCCGACAGACATATCACAGTTATTCCTGAAATTGAATTACCTGGACATAGTTCTGCAGCAATTGCTGCCTATCCAGAACTTAGTTGTTTCCCGGAGGAACCTACTGAGGTACCAAACGGCATGATTTCTGAAAAGAGTAAAGAGTTACAAGCCAATGGAACTCCAAAGATAGTTCAGGAGTCTTGGGGTATTTATAACGATGTATATTGTGCAGGAAAAGAGGGGACTTTTGAGTTTATTCAAAATGTATTAGACGAGGTTATGCCATTGTTCCCATCAAAGTATGTGCATATTGGAGGAGATGAATGTCCAAAGGCTAATTGGAAGCGTTGTGAAGTATGTCAAAAAAGAATGAAGGAAGAAGGATTAGAGGATGAACATGAATTACAATCATACTTTATCCAAAGAGTTGAAAAGTATGTGAATTCTAAAGGAAAGAGTATCATTGGATGGGATGAAATTTTGGAAGGAGGACTTGCTCCAAATGCTACTGTAATGTCTTGGAGAGGTGAAAGTGGAGGAATTGAATCTGCTAAACAACATCATGATGTAATTATGACCCCTAATCATTCATGCTATTTTGATCACTATCAATTTGCAGACAAAAAGAATGAACCATTAGCCATTGGAGGTTTAACTACGGTAGAAGATGTTTATAATTATAAGCCATATCCTAAAGAACTTACTGCTGAACAATCAAAATATATTCTTGGGGCTCAAGCCAATGTATGGACAGAGTATATTAAAACATCGGATTATGTAGAATATATGATTCTACCTAGAATGACTGCACTATCTGAGGTGGTATGGAGCAAGGAAGAGAATAAAAACTGGGATAATTTTAAAATTCGTTTAACACATATGAAAGATAGATATGAGGCTTTAGGACTCAATTATGCAAAACATGTGTTTGAAGAAACTCAGCAAACTACGGAAGTATCAGATTCGAAATAA
- a CDS encoding L-rhamnose mutarotase: MKTKRYCLALDLIDDPALIDAYIKHHEDVWPEILESIKDSGIEQLEIYNIGNRLFMIMEVNSSFSFERKNAADQANNKVQQWEELMWKYQKALPIATPGQKWLLMNKIFQL, translated from the coding sequence ATGAAAACTAAGAGATATTGTTTAGCCTTGGATCTTATTGATGATCCTGCTTTAATAGATGCTTATATAAAGCATCATGAGGATGTGTGGCCTGAAATTCTTGAAAGTATTAAGGATTCAGGGATTGAGCAATTGGAAATCTACAATATCGGAAATCGTCTATTTATGATTATGGAAGTGAATTCTTCATTTTCATTTGAGCGAAAGAATGCTGCAGACCAAGCAAATAATAAAGTCCAGCAATGGGAGGAGTTAATGTGGAAATACCAAAAAGCATTACCAATTGCAACACCAGGCCAAAAATGGCTTTTAATGAATAAAATTTTTCAATTATAA